From the genome of Vigna angularis cultivar LongXiaoDou No.4 chromosome 11, ASM1680809v1, whole genome shotgun sequence, one region includes:
- the LOC108347820 gene encoding pentatricopeptide repeat-containing protein At1g08070, chloroplastic-like, giving the protein MKAQNLNQIAIRAQQQLLTNPNPQLLNPLLSLLTNSKNAFFHLYNQMLSHPFSHNHYTFTHALKACSSNYAHSKALEIHARLIKSGHYVDIFIQNSLLYSYLARNDVVAASNLFRSIPSPDVVSWTSLISGLAKSGFEAQALQHFSEMNSEPRSVEPNAATLVGALCACSSLKALRLGKSVHAYGVRMIANVNVVFYNAVLDLYAKSGALKYAKNLFDKMSVRDVITWTTLLMGYARGGYCEEAFGVFKRMVHSAEAEPNEATVVTVLSACASIGALSLGQWVHSYIDSRQDLVVDGNIGNALLNMYVKCGDMQVGFRVFDMIEHKDVISWGTVISGLAMNGYGKRTLELFSRMLVEGVEPDDVTFIGVLSACSHAGLVNEGVMFFKAMKDFYGIVPQMRHYGCVVDMYGRAGLFDEAEAFLRSMPVEAEWPIWGALLRACKIHGNEKMSEWIKGHLRGKRVGVGTLALLSNMYAGSERWDDANKIRKSIRGTGVKKVAGCSWVELEVYNNRSDSNVCGA; this is encoded by the coding sequence ATGAAGGCTCAGAATCTGAATCAAATAGCAATTCGCGCTCAACAACAACTCCTCACAAACCCTAATCCCCAATTGTTGAACCCTTTACTATCACTTCTCACAAATTCTAAAAATGCATTCTTTCATCTCTACAACCAAATGCTCTCACACCCTTTCTCGCACAATCACTACACCTTCACCCACGCCCTCAAGGCCTGCTCCTCCAACTACGCTCACTCCAAGGCTCTCGAAATCCACGCGCGGCTCATCAAATCCGGTCACTACGTCGACATCTTCATCCAGAACTCGCTCCTCTACTCCTACCTCGCCCGCAACGACGTCGTCGCCGCCTCAAACCTTTTCCGGTCGATTCCCTCCCCCGACGTCGTTTCATGGACCTCACTGATATCGGGCCTCGCCAAATCGGGCTTCGAGGCCCAAGCCCTTCAACATTTTTCCGAAATGAACTCGGAGCCCAGAAGTGTCGAACCCAATGCAGCCACCCTCGTCGGCGCGTTGTGCGCGTGTTCGTCTCTTAAGGCTCTGAGGCTCGGCAAGTCCGTTCACGCTTACGGCGTGAGGATGATTGCCAACGTGAATGTTGTTTTTTACAACGCGGTGTTGGACTTGTACGCAAAGAGTGGGGCGTTGAAATATGCCAAGAACCTGTTTGATAAAATGTCTGTGAGGGACGTGATTACTTGGACCACTTTGTTGATGGGTTACGCGCGTGGTGGTTACTGCGAGGAGGCTTTTGGTGTGTTTAAACGAATGGTGCATAGTGCAGAAGCTGAACCAAACGAGGCAACTGTAGTAACTGTTTTATCAGCGTGTGCCTCTATTGGAGCATTGAGTTTGGGGCAGTGGGTGCATTCGTATATTGACTCACGACAAGACCTTGTGGTTGATGGAAATATTGGGAATGCTTTGCTCAACATGTATGTGAAGTGTGGAGACATGCAagtggggtttagggtttttgacATGATTGAGCACAAGGATGTTATCTCGTGGGGCACTGTTATCTCTGGGCTTGCCATGAACGGTTATGGGAAAAGAACGTTGGAGCTATTTTCCCGCATGTTGGTTGAAGGGGTTGAGCCTGATGATGTTACTTTTATTGGGGTGTTATCTGCATGTAGCCATGCGGGGTTGGTGAATGAAGGGGTTATGTTTTTCAAAGCAATGAAAGATTTTTATGGAATTGTGCCACAGATGAGGCATTATGGTTGTGTTGTGGATATGTATGGACGTGCTGGTTTGTTTGATGAAGCTGAGGCTTTCCTTAGAAGCATGCCTGTTGAAGCTGAATGGCCTATTTGGGGAGCTCTTCTACGAGCTTGCAAAATCCATGGTAATGAAAAGATGTCTGAATGGATAAAGGGACACCTAAGGGGGAAAAGGGTTGGTGTTGGTACTCTTGCTTTGCTGTCTAACATGTATGCCGGTTCTGAACGATGGGATGATGCTAATAAGATTCGGAAGAGTATAAGAGGCACTGGAGTAAAGAAAGTTGCGGGATGTAGCTGGGTAGAGCTTGAGGTGTACAATAACAGATCGGATTCAAATGTGTGTGGTGCCTAG
- the LOC108347812 gene encoding monocopper oxidase-like protein SKS1 isoform X1, with product MKMVLSAFTLLVHIALLSRLCFGGDPTVYNELRVSYTTVSPLGVPQQVIAIDGKFPGPLINVTTNNHIIVNVYNGLDEELLMTWPGVQMRRNSWQDGVLGTNCPIPSKWNWTYQFQVKDQIGSFFYFPSLNFQRASGGFGPFVINNREIIPLPFPQPDGDIFIIIGDWYTQNHTALRATLDGGKDLGIPDGVLINGKGPFQYNTTLVPSGIDHEKITVDPGKTYRIRVHNVGISTSLNFRIQNHNLLLVETEGHYTTQSNFTNFDIHAGQSYSFLLSTDQNASTDYYIVASARFVNESLWQKVTGVAILHYSNSKGPASGPLPPPPDDFYDKTASMNQARSVRQNTSASGARPNPQGSFRYGSINITDTYVLKVTSLVPINGTNRAAINGISFLKPDLPFRLADQHDLKGIYKLDFPSKPMNRTPKIDRSIINATYKGFIEVILQNNDSSIQNFHLDGYSFFVVGMDYGDWTENSRGSYNKWDAISRCTTQVFPGGWTAILISLDNVGSWNLRAENLDRWYLGQETYLRIINPEEKGDTEMTAPDNVLYCGALKYLQTSNSKFSAASTLGHSLNLFTVLLGIFSAVIFLIQAS from the exons ATGAAGATGGTTCTCTCTGCCTTCACTCTGTTGGTGCACATTGCTCTGCTTTCAAGACTCTGTTTTGGTGGCGACCCAACGGTTTACAATGAACTGCGCGTCTCCTACACCACTGTTTCCCCTTTGGGTGTTCCTCAACAG GTCATAGCTATCGACGGGAAGTTTCCCGGACCTCTCATCAATGTTACAACCAATAACCATATAATTGTGAATGTATACAATGGATTGGATGAAGAACTTCTGATGACATG GCCGGGGGTTCAAATGCGGCGAAACTCATGGCAAGATGGAGTCCTTGGCACAAATTGTCCAATTCCTTCCAAATGGAATTGGACGTACCAATTCCAAGTCAAGGATCAAATTGGGAGTTTCTTTTACTTCCCTTCTCTTAATTTCCAAAGAGCCTCTGGTGGCTTTGGTCCCTTTGTCATCAATAATAGGGAAATCATCCCACTTCCTTTTCCACAGCCAGATGGAGATATTTTCATTATCATTGGTGATTGGTATACTCAGAACCACACG GCCCTTAGAGCAACACTTGATGGTGGAAAAGACCTAGGGATACCAGATGGTGTTCTCATCAATGGGAAGGGACCCTTCCAGTACAACACTACTCTTGTTCCTAGTGGCATTGATCATGAAAAAATCACAGTTGATCCAG GCAAGACTTACCGAATTCGTGTCCACAATGTGGGGATCTCAACTTCTTTGAATTTCCGaattcaaaatcataatctACTGTTGGTGGAGACAGAGGGGCATTACAcaactcaatcaaattttaccaaTTTCGATATTCATGCTGGCCAGTCTTACTCTTTTCTGCTTTCTACTGACCAGAATGCAAGTACGGACTACTATATTGTTGCCAGTGCCAGGTTTGTGAATGAGTCTTTGTGGCAGAAAGTTACTGGTGTTGCAATTTTACACTATTCAAATTCCAAGGGCCCAGCAAGTGGTCCTCTGCCTCCCCCACCAGATGATTTTTATGACAAGACTGCTTCGATGAACCAAGCAAGAAGTGTCAG GCAAAATACATCTGCTAGTGGTGCTCGTCCAAATCCTCAAGGATCCTTTCGGTATGGCTCCATCAATATAACTGATACTTATGTGTTAAAGGTTACGTCACTGGTGCCGATTAATGGTACAAATCGGGCTGCTATTAATGGAATCTCATTTCTCAAGCCTGACCTTCCATTCCGGCTTGCTGACCAGCATGATTTAAAAGGAATATATAAACTTGATTTTCCCAGCAAGCCAATGAACAGAACACCAAAAATTGACAGATCAATTATCAATGCTACGTACAAGGGCTTCATTGAGGTTATATTGCAAAACAATGATTCCTCTATTCAAAACTTTCATCTGGATGGCTACTCCTTTTTTGTAGTTGG CATGGACTACGGTGATTGGACAGAAAATTCTAGAGGTTCTTATAACAAGTGGGATGCAATATCTCGCTGCACAACTCAG GTTTTTCCTGGAGGATGGACAGCGATCCTGATATCCCTTGACAACGTTGGATCATGGAACCTGAGAGCAGAAAACCTGGACAGGTGGTACCTAGGCCAAGAAACCTATCTTAGGATCATCAATCCAGAAGAAAAGGGTGATACTGAGATGACTGCACCAGATAATGTTCTATATTGTGGTGCCCTCAAGTACTTGCAGAC GTCGAATTCTAAATTTTCTGCAGCTTCTACTTTGGGGCATAGCTTGAACCTTTTCACAGTGCTTCTGGGAATTTTTTCTGCTGTGATTTTTCTCATCCAAGCTAGCTAA
- the LOC108347815 gene encoding NAC domain-containing protein 7, whose amino-acid sequence MNSFSHVPPGFRFHPTDEELVDYYLRKKVTSRRIDLDVIKDVDLYKIEPWDLQELCRIGTEEQNEWYFFSHKDKKYPTGTRTNRATAAGFWKATGRDKAIYSKHDLIGMRKTLVFYKGRAPNGQKSDWIMHEYRLETDENGTPQEEGWVVCRVFKKRLTTMRKLSEHDSPCWYDEQVSFMQDMDSPKQSSQPNNLPYQFPYPCKKELDLPYHLPLQLPLENQKLLQSASNSITPYAVVEQNHVMHQVQHSIMQQVQHSAQQQNFQAVFGNNANEQVADWRALDKYVASQLSQEDAPKENSFSNTGTNNNMFHVKNNSNIEQLGDMDKEEMMPENASTSNSSCPIDMWK is encoded by the exons ATGAATAGTTTTTCTCATGTTCCCCCGGGTTTTAGGTTCCACCCCACTGATGAGGAACTTGTTGACTACTATCTGAGGAAGAAAGTTACCTCAAGAAGGATTGACCTAGATGTCATAAAAGATGTTGACTTATATAAAATTGAGCCATGGGATCTTCAAG AGCTTTGCAGAATAGGAACAGAAGAGCAGAATGAATGGTACTTCTTTAGCCATAAAGATAAGAAGTATCCAACAGGAACTCGCACAAATAGAGCAACTGCAGCAGGGTTTTGGAAGGCAACTGGAAGAGACAAAGCTATCTATTCAAAGCATGACTTGATAGGAATGAGGAAAACCCTAGTCTTTTACAAAGGTCGAGCACCCAATGGACAAAAATCAGATTGGATCATGCACGAGTATCGACTTGAAACAGATGAAAATGGCACACCACAG GAAGAAGGATGGGTTGTGTGTAGAGTATTCAAAAAGAGACTAACAACCATGCGTAAACTGAGTGAGCATGATTCTCCCTGTTGGTATGATGAGCAAGTCTCTTTCATGCAAGACATGGATTCACCAAAGCAAAGCTCTCAACCTAATAATTTGCCCTACCAGTTTCCATATCCATGCAAGAAAGAGCTAGATTTGCCATACCATTTGCCTCTCCAGCTTCCATTGGAGAACCAAAAGCTGCTTCAATCTGCCTCCAACTCAATAACACCGTATGCTGTAGTAGAACAAAACCATGTCATGCACCAAGTTCAACACTCAATCATGCAGCAAGTTCAACACTCTGCTCAGCAGCAAAATTTTCAGGCAGTGTTTGGAAACAATGCCAATGAACAAGTGGCTGATTGGAGAGCTCTTGACAAGTATGTTGCTTCACAGCTCAGTCAGGAAGATGCACCCAAAGAGAACAGTTTCTCAAACACAGGCACCAACAACAACATGTTTCATGTGAAGAACAATAGCAACATTGAACAGTTGGGAGACATGGACAAGGAGGAAATGATGCCTGAAAATGCCTCAACTTCAAACTCAAGCTGTCCAATTGACATGTGGAAATAG
- the LOC108347812 gene encoding monocopper oxidase-like protein SKS1 isoform X2, translated as MKMVLSAFTLLVHIALLSRLCFGGDPTVYNELRVSYTTVSPLGVPQQVIAIDGKFPGPLINVTTNNHIIVNVYNGLDEELLMTWPGVQMRRNSWQDGVLGTNCPIPSKWNWTYQFQVKDQIGSFFYFPSLNFQRASGGFGPFVINNREIIPLPFPQPDGDIFIIIGDWYTQNHTALRATLDGGKDLGIPDGVLINGKGPFQYNTTLVPSGIDHEKITVDPGKTYRIRVHNVGISTSLNFRIQNHNLLLVETEGHYTTQSNFTNFDIHAGQSYSFLLSTDQNASTDYYIVASARFVNESLWQKVTGVAILHYSNSKGPASGPLPPPPDDFYDKTASMNQARSVRQNTSASGARPNPQGSFRYGSINITDTYVLKVTSLVPINGTNRAAINGISFLKPDLPFRLADQHDLKGIYKLDFPSKPMNRTPKIDRSIINATYKGFIEVILQNNDSSIQNFHLDGYSFFVVGMDYGDWTENSRGSYNKWDAISRCTTQVFPGGWTAILISLDNVGSWNLRAENLDRWYLGQETYLRIINPEEKGDTEMTAPDNVLYCGALKSNSKFSAASTLGHSLNLFTVLLGIFSAVIFLIQAS; from the exons ATGAAGATGGTTCTCTCTGCCTTCACTCTGTTGGTGCACATTGCTCTGCTTTCAAGACTCTGTTTTGGTGGCGACCCAACGGTTTACAATGAACTGCGCGTCTCCTACACCACTGTTTCCCCTTTGGGTGTTCCTCAACAG GTCATAGCTATCGACGGGAAGTTTCCCGGACCTCTCATCAATGTTACAACCAATAACCATATAATTGTGAATGTATACAATGGATTGGATGAAGAACTTCTGATGACATG GCCGGGGGTTCAAATGCGGCGAAACTCATGGCAAGATGGAGTCCTTGGCACAAATTGTCCAATTCCTTCCAAATGGAATTGGACGTACCAATTCCAAGTCAAGGATCAAATTGGGAGTTTCTTTTACTTCCCTTCTCTTAATTTCCAAAGAGCCTCTGGTGGCTTTGGTCCCTTTGTCATCAATAATAGGGAAATCATCCCACTTCCTTTTCCACAGCCAGATGGAGATATTTTCATTATCATTGGTGATTGGTATACTCAGAACCACACG GCCCTTAGAGCAACACTTGATGGTGGAAAAGACCTAGGGATACCAGATGGTGTTCTCATCAATGGGAAGGGACCCTTCCAGTACAACACTACTCTTGTTCCTAGTGGCATTGATCATGAAAAAATCACAGTTGATCCAG GCAAGACTTACCGAATTCGTGTCCACAATGTGGGGATCTCAACTTCTTTGAATTTCCGaattcaaaatcataatctACTGTTGGTGGAGACAGAGGGGCATTACAcaactcaatcaaattttaccaaTTTCGATATTCATGCTGGCCAGTCTTACTCTTTTCTGCTTTCTACTGACCAGAATGCAAGTACGGACTACTATATTGTTGCCAGTGCCAGGTTTGTGAATGAGTCTTTGTGGCAGAAAGTTACTGGTGTTGCAATTTTACACTATTCAAATTCCAAGGGCCCAGCAAGTGGTCCTCTGCCTCCCCCACCAGATGATTTTTATGACAAGACTGCTTCGATGAACCAAGCAAGAAGTGTCAG GCAAAATACATCTGCTAGTGGTGCTCGTCCAAATCCTCAAGGATCCTTTCGGTATGGCTCCATCAATATAACTGATACTTATGTGTTAAAGGTTACGTCACTGGTGCCGATTAATGGTACAAATCGGGCTGCTATTAATGGAATCTCATTTCTCAAGCCTGACCTTCCATTCCGGCTTGCTGACCAGCATGATTTAAAAGGAATATATAAACTTGATTTTCCCAGCAAGCCAATGAACAGAACACCAAAAATTGACAGATCAATTATCAATGCTACGTACAAGGGCTTCATTGAGGTTATATTGCAAAACAATGATTCCTCTATTCAAAACTTTCATCTGGATGGCTACTCCTTTTTTGTAGTTGG CATGGACTACGGTGATTGGACAGAAAATTCTAGAGGTTCTTATAACAAGTGGGATGCAATATCTCGCTGCACAACTCAG GTTTTTCCTGGAGGATGGACAGCGATCCTGATATCCCTTGACAACGTTGGATCATGGAACCTGAGAGCAGAAAACCTGGACAGGTGGTACCTAGGCCAAGAAACCTATCTTAGGATCATCAATCCAGAAGAAAAGGGTGATACTGAGATGACTGCACCAGATAATGTTCTATATTGTGGTGCCCTCAA GTCGAATTCTAAATTTTCTGCAGCTTCTACTTTGGGGCATAGCTTGAACCTTTTCACAGTGCTTCTGGGAATTTTTTCTGCTGTGATTTTTCTCATCCAAGCTAGCTAA